From one Bacillus sp. FJAT-42376 genomic stretch:
- a CDS encoding DUF3918 family protein, whose product MNRTMTSLISMGIGAAATYAMSGKRMNTRKMKKTWQRQMKKMF is encoded by the coding sequence ATGAACCGCACCATGACCTCACTAATTTCAATGGGAATCGGCGCCGCCGCAACCTACGCAATGAGCGGCAAACGCATGAACACCCGCAAAATGAAAAAAACCTGGCAACGCCAGATGAAGAAGATGTTCTAA
- the ruvX gene encoding Holliday junction resolvase RuvX, with the protein MRVLGLDYGTKTIGVAVSDLMGWTAQGLETVKINEEGGDYGLTRLSEIIKTEEADKIVVGLPKNMNNTIGPRGEACQRFAALLEETFSLPVVLWDERLTTMAAERMLIEADVSRKKRKKVIDKMAAVMILQGYLDSLR; encoded by the coding sequence ATGCGAGTATTAGGCTTGGATTATGGAACGAAAACAATCGGAGTAGCAGTCAGTGATCTTATGGGCTGGACAGCCCAGGGGCTCGAAACGGTTAAAATTAATGAAGAAGGCGGAGACTATGGTCTTACTAGGCTTTCTGAAATCATTAAAACGGAAGAGGCGGACAAGATTGTCGTCGGCCTTCCGAAGAATATGAATAATACAATAGGTCCCAGAGGGGAAGCGTGTCAAAGGTTCGCTGCCCTGCTGGAGGAGACCTTTTCTCTTCCCGTTGTACTCTGGGATGAGAGATTAACGACAATGGCTGCAGAACGCATGCTCATTGAAGCAGATGTAAGCAGAAAAAAACGCAAAAAAGTCATTGATAAAATGGCCGCCGTCATGATCCTTCAGGGATATCTTGACAGCCTCCGCTAA
- a CDS encoding ATP-dependent RecD-like DNA helicase produces the protein MQMSIDEISSGSQEDRPFVKGIIRAVIFHNEQNLYTVLKAKLLESNLEFDEKEVTVTGYFPLLAEEETYIFYGAIKHHPKFGIQFQTEQFRKDLPNTEEGIIQYLSSDLFKGIGKKTAEIIVAELGTAAISKIMQDPSVLYKIPKVNKEKADILSQTLKQHQGLEQIMISLSQFGFGPQLSMKIYQQYQDQTLEKIQENPFQLVKDIEGIGFGKADELAHHLGISGNSPERINAACLYTIEQSSSQEGHVYLSETQLIEKTRQLLDSSNRGQVTVENISTQIAALSESKQLISEEGKVYFPILYYSEKKVAEHIQQILEQTEYDDLFPESEFLLSLGNLEERMKVAYAPSQKEAIQRALMTPMLLLTGGPGTGKTTVIRGIVELYSDLHGCSLDPGDYKKDEPFPILLVAPTGRAAKRMSESTGMPAVTIHRLLGWNGSEGFDRNEDNPIEGKLLIIDEMSMVDIWLANQLFKSLPKQIQVVMVGDEDQLPSVGPGQVLRDLLASKEVPTVRLTDIYRQAEGSSIIELAHHIKDGRTPPDLKTPTADRSFIKCASAQVKEVVRKVVENAKKKGFTARDIQVLAPMYRGPAGIDQLNILLQDIFNPASSTKREMKFGDVVYRIGDKVLQLVNQPESNVFNGDMGEIESIFYAKENTEKEDMIVVSFDGNEVTYTRSDFSQFTHAYCCSIHKSQGSEFPIVVMPVVKSYYRMLRRNLIYTAITRSKRFLIMCGEEDAFVRGIQNKDQLERQTSLKQRLNKHSEEEDELQKLLPFDVNDANIGMEHVTPFDFM, from the coding sequence ATGCAGATGTCGATTGATGAGATTTCCAGCGGAAGTCAGGAAGACAGACCTTTTGTAAAGGGGATCATACGGGCTGTTATTTTTCATAATGAACAAAATCTTTACACTGTGCTGAAAGCAAAATTGCTGGAATCCAATCTTGAATTCGATGAAAAAGAAGTGACGGTAACAGGTTACTTTCCTCTCCTTGCTGAAGAAGAAACGTACATATTCTATGGAGCCATTAAACATCACCCTAAATTTGGTATACAGTTTCAGACCGAACAATTCAGGAAAGATCTGCCGAATACAGAAGAAGGAATTATTCAATACCTCTCAAGTGATCTGTTTAAGGGAATTGGGAAAAAAACAGCTGAAATCATAGTCGCGGAGCTTGGAACGGCAGCCATTTCAAAAATTATGCAGGACCCGTCTGTGCTTTATAAAATCCCGAAAGTAAATAAAGAAAAAGCAGATATCCTTTCACAAACACTGAAGCAGCATCAAGGGCTAGAGCAGATTATGATCTCTTTGTCCCAATTCGGATTCGGCCCGCAGCTGTCCATGAAGATTTATCAGCAATATCAGGATCAGACGCTCGAAAAAATCCAGGAAAATCCTTTTCAGCTTGTAAAAGATATTGAAGGGATCGGTTTTGGAAAGGCGGATGAACTGGCTCATCACTTAGGGATATCCGGTAACAGTCCTGAAAGGATTAACGCTGCCTGTTTGTATACAATTGAACAATCCAGTTCCCAGGAGGGCCATGTTTATTTGAGTGAAACCCAGCTTATCGAAAAAACCAGGCAGCTGCTGGATTCTTCAAATAGAGGACAGGTTACCGTTGAAAATATCTCCACTCAGATTGCTGCACTTTCTGAAAGCAAACAGCTTATTTCCGAAGAGGGGAAAGTGTATTTCCCCATTCTTTATTACTCAGAAAAAAAAGTGGCGGAGCATATTCAGCAAATTCTGGAGCAAACAGAATATGATGATCTGTTCCCTGAATCAGAATTTCTGCTTTCCCTCGGCAATCTCGAGGAAAGAATGAAGGTTGCTTATGCCCCGAGTCAAAAAGAAGCCATCCAGAGAGCCCTCATGACACCCATGCTTCTTTTAACAGGCGGACCGGGTACAGGAAAGACGACGGTTATCAGGGGAATTGTTGAACTGTATTCCGATCTGCACGGCTGCTCACTGGATCCAGGCGATTATAAAAAAGATGAACCATTTCCGATTTTACTCGTTGCCCCTACCGGACGGGCTGCCAAAAGGATGAGCGAATCGACCGGTATGCCGGCTGTCACCATTCACAGGCTGCTCGGCTGGAATGGATCGGAAGGATTTGACCGGAATGAAGATAATCCTATAGAGGGCAAGCTTTTAATCATTGATGAAATGTCTATGGTGGATATTTGGCTTGCAAACCAGCTTTTTAAATCGCTGCCAAAGCAAATTCAGGTTGTCATGGTAGGGGATGAAGACCAGCTTCCTTCTGTTGGACCCGGTCAGGTTTTGAGGGATTTGCTTGCCTCAAAAGAAGTTCCGACTGTAAGATTGACTGATATTTACCGCCAGGCGGAAGGTTCCTCCATCATCGAGCTTGCCCACCACATAAAGGATGGCAGAACACCTCCCGATCTGAAAACGCCAACTGCGGACCGATCTTTTATAAAATGCGCTTCAGCACAGGTAAAAGAAGTCGTGCGGAAAGTAGTGGAGAATGCGAAAAAGAAAGGATTTACAGCAAGGGACATTCAGGTACTGGCCCCCATGTACAGAGGACCGGCGGGAATTGATCAGCTGAATATTCTCCTGCAGGATATTTTTAATCCCGCCTCAAGCACGAAGCGGGAAATGAAATTCGGCGATGTTGTGTACCGGATCGGGGATAAAGTGCTTCAGCTCGTCAATCAGCCGGAAAGCAATGTTTTTAATGGAGATATGGGGGAAATTGAATCCATTTTTTACGCTAAGGAGAATACGGAAAAAGAAGATATGATCGTTGTTTCCTTTGATGGAAATGAAGTTACCTATACCCGGTCTGATTTTTCTCAATTTACCCATGCGTACTGCTGTTCCATCCATAAATCACAGGGGAGCGAGTTCCCTATTGTCGTCATGCCCGTTGTGAAGAGTTATTACCGGATGCTGCGGAGAAACCTGATCTATACGGCGATTACACGAAGCAAAAGGTTCTTAATCATGTGCGGTGAGGAAGATGCGTTTGTCCGCGGAATTCAAAATAAGGACCAGCTCGAACGTCAAACATCGCTGAAGCAGCGGCTGAATAAACACTCTGAGGAAGAGGACGAACTTCAAAAGCTCCTTCCATTTGATGTGAATGATGCGAATATTGGCATGGAGCATGTAACCCCTTTTGATTTTATGTAA
- a CDS encoding DUF1292 domain-containing protein produces the protein MEHGEKQITVVDENGNEQLCEILFTFESDEFKKSYVLYYPISSEDQDEEDVEIHASSFTPSENGEDGELQPIETEEEWDMIEEMMNTFFDNEEEEN, from the coding sequence ATGGAACATGGTGAAAAACAGATTACAGTAGTAGACGAAAACGGAAACGAACAGCTTTGCGAAATCCTTTTTACATTTGAGTCAGATGAATTCAAAAAATCCTACGTTCTTTACTACCCGATCAGCAGTGAAGATCAGGACGAAGAAGATGTAGAAATTCATGCATCCAGCTTCACGCCAAGCGAAAATGGCGAAGATGGCGAGCTTCAGCCGATCGAAACGGAAGAAGAGTGGGACATGATTGAAGAAATGATGAACACATTCTTCGATAATGAGGAAGAAGAAAATTAA
- a CDS encoding tetratricopeptide repeat protein, with product MDKNQLGIQAMKNGDLEKAAQHFTEAINEDPSNPVLYVNFGNLLASINEFDKAENFFSKALELDPKSATALYGTGNVHYENGKFEKAAQAFTAAMKEGLEEADAYFMTGMSLVQLNKEKLALPYFMRAVEMNEGDTDARFQYGLCLASQGQIKQAAIEFQKVAEMDPDHADAFYNLGVAYSFEEKGQEAYDMFSKAVSIQPDHVLALNGKKLMEEALKGSN from the coding sequence ATGGATAAAAATCAATTGGGTATTCAGGCGATGAAAAACGGAGATCTTGAAAAGGCAGCTCAGCATTTTACGGAAGCGATTAATGAAGATCCGTCAAACCCGGTTCTTTATGTGAATTTCGGCAATTTGCTTGCCTCGATTAACGAATTCGATAAGGCTGAAAATTTTTTCTCCAAAGCTCTTGAACTCGATCCAAAATCAGCTACAGCTCTTTACGGAACAGGAAACGTTCATTATGAAAACGGCAAATTTGAAAAAGCAGCACAAGCCTTTACGGCTGCGATGAAAGAAGGTCTTGAAGAAGCGGATGCTTACTTTATGACAGGCATGTCCCTTGTTCAATTGAATAAGGAAAAGCTTGCTCTTCCCTACTTTATGAGAGCAGTTGAAATGAATGAAGGAGACACGGATGCCCGTTTTCAGTATGGTCTCTGTCTCGCCTCACAGGGGCAAATTAAGCAGGCTGCGATCGAGTTCCAGAAAGTTGCTGAAATGGACCCTGATCATGCAGATGCCTTTTATAACTTAGGAGTAGCCTATTCCTTCGAAGAAAAGGGACAGGAGGCTTATGACATGTTCTCGAAGGCTGTTTCCATTCAGCCGGATCATGTTCTGGCTTTAAATGGGAAAAAATTGATGGAAGAGGCGCTTAAAGGATCAAACTAA
- a CDS encoding PRC-barrel domain-containing protein has translation MRTYGTIKGLPVFDARNAVCIGKICDIVISSGGRVSGLILDGRGLFKKDRFIPLSCIGSVGEDGVMVSDLEQLQSLGAAKEDDRFRGNGQLFNKTVYSRTGEQLGLLEDVYFTEQLGTIVAYELTDGFFADLTEGRKKVNPLSEELMVSKDAIVMDVIQE, from the coding sequence TTGCGGACATACGGAACAATAAAGGGACTTCCGGTTTTTGATGCAAGAAACGCAGTCTGCATTGGGAAAATATGCGACATCGTCATTAGTTCCGGCGGACGGGTCTCAGGACTGATACTGGATGGAAGAGGTCTTTTCAAAAAAGACCGCTTTATCCCTTTATCCTGCATCGGTTCAGTAGGTGAAGACGGAGTAATGGTCAGTGATTTAGAACAGCTTCAGTCTTTGGGAGCTGCCAAAGAGGATGACAGGTTCAGGGGAAACGGGCAGCTGTTTAATAAAACCGTCTATTCGAGAACCGGCGAGCAGCTCGGCCTTCTGGAAGACGTATATTTTACAGAACAACTGGGCACAATCGTAGCATACGAACTGACTGACGGATTCTTCGCAGATCTGACAGAAGGGCGAAAAAAAGTAAACCCTTTAAGCGAAGAACTTATGGTAAGCAAAGATGCCATCGTCATGGATGTGATTCAAGAGTGA
- a CDS encoding nuclease-related domain-containing protein, translated as MIIKPLKIPRSLKQLQAIKRRLDPQHPKYDAVLQDLAIQTAGYKGEKEMEYPLSFLHAQTYRIFHDLRLHDGIHFFQIDVLLLSQSFITILEVKNIAGTLRFDTDFNQLIRIQNDMEEPFPNPIMQVKRQRLQLMNWLRKNNLPNLPIQEFVAIGNPRTMLQASQKNSKIHNKVLHSQTIPFKISELEKVYQKEILSSQQLTELSVKLLSAHTDLEKNMMVKHQISTENILPGVYCIKCSKLSMRRLKNSMWVCGICEITSNDAHIEALKDYAYIFKNLISNREAKSFLNLSSSSTVKRLLKSVGYETEGNRRSTVYKITI; from the coding sequence ATGATTATTAAACCTCTTAAAATCCCTCGTTCTCTCAAACAACTTCAGGCAATAAAAAGAAGACTCGATCCTCAACATCCTAAATACGATGCCGTACTCCAGGATTTGGCGATTCAAACAGCTGGATATAAAGGAGAAAAGGAAATGGAATATCCTCTAAGCTTCCTCCACGCACAAACTTACCGAATATTCCATGATTTAAGACTGCATGATGGCATCCATTTTTTCCAAATCGATGTACTGTTACTCTCACAGTCCTTCATAACAATTCTTGAAGTGAAGAATATAGCGGGAACGCTTAGGTTTGATACAGATTTCAATCAGCTCATCAGAATTCAAAACGATATGGAAGAACCATTTCCTAATCCTATTATGCAAGTGAAAAGGCAAAGACTTCAGTTAATGAATTGGTTAAGAAAAAACAATCTTCCGAATCTCCCTATACAGGAATTCGTTGCAATTGGAAATCCCCGAACTATGCTCCAAGCTTCTCAAAAAAATTCCAAAATCCATAACAAAGTGCTCCATAGTCAAACCATTCCTTTTAAAATAAGCGAACTAGAAAAAGTGTATCAAAAAGAAATCCTCTCATCTCAACAGCTGACAGAATTGAGTGTTAAACTCTTGTCTGCACATACAGATTTAGAAAAAAACATGATGGTAAAGCATCAAATCTCAACGGAAAATATTTTGCCGGGGGTCTATTGTATAAAATGTTCGAAGTTATCAATGAGAAGGCTTAAAAATTCAATGTGGGTGTGCGGTATATGTGAGATCACGTCTAATGATGCACATATTGAAGCATTGAAAGATTACGCCTATATTTTTAAAAACTTGATATCAAATCGTGAGGCAAAATCCTTCTTAAACCTGTCCTCCAGCTCTACTGTAAAAAGGCTTTTGAAATCAGTGGGGTACGAAACGGAAGGAAATCGCAGGTCCACCGTTTATAAAATCACTATCTAA
- a CDS encoding AI-2E family transporter has protein sequence MNEKKVLLRAGIILLSLLSLYFFLKLRVVWNPVWIMLQAAIVPFVIASFITYLLHPIVEKLHETGLPRTISILVIYLLFFGSIGYGFYRGIPLLINQLMELSANAPRMVKLYEGWLTMIRDQTDHWPMGLHHRVEGLLGEAEQWLSGMIDNIIFSIRSIFDNAVILTLIPFLVFYMLKDFSLLKKTAWYLTPKKWRRRGKELIRDADESLGSYIRGQFFVCVIIGLLAFLSLWFFGVKYPLVLGMIIAVTNIIPYFGPVIGAIPALILAAAMSTQTVITVVIIILVLQFLEGNVISPLIVGRSLHMHPIVIMLALAAGGELAGIFGLIIAVPVTAVLRVILEHGVRLLRHD, from the coding sequence GTGAACGAAAAAAAAGTCCTGCTAAGAGCCGGAATTATTCTGCTGTCTTTATTATCCCTTTACTTTTTCCTGAAGCTTCGTGTGGTGTGGAATCCGGTGTGGATCATGCTGCAGGCGGCTATTGTTCCGTTTGTCATTGCTTCATTTATTACATATTTGCTGCACCCCATCGTTGAGAAGCTTCATGAGACGGGTCTGCCGAGGACGATATCCATTCTCGTCATTTATTTGCTGTTCTTCGGATCGATTGGGTACGGATTTTATAGGGGCATTCCGCTGCTCATCAATCAGCTGATGGAGCTTTCAGCGAATGCGCCTAGAATGGTGAAGCTTTATGAAGGCTGGCTTACGATGATTCGGGATCAGACGGATCATTGGCCGATGGGTCTTCATCATCGGGTGGAGGGCTTGCTTGGAGAGGCCGAGCAGTGGCTTTCAGGTATGATCGATAACATCATTTTTTCGATTCGGTCGATCTTTGATAATGCCGTAATATTAACGCTGATACCGTTCCTAGTTTTTTATATGCTGAAGGATTTCTCTCTTTTGAAAAAAACAGCCTGGTACTTAACCCCGAAAAAGTGGCGGAGGCGGGGCAAGGAATTGATCAGAGATGCGGATGAGTCACTAGGCAGCTATATTCGGGGCCAGTTTTTCGTCTGCGTCATTATTGGCCTTCTTGCATTTCTTTCCCTGTGGTTTTTTGGTGTAAAGTATCCGCTTGTGCTTGGCATGATTATCGCGGTCACGAATATCATTCCATATTTCGGGCCTGTCATCGGTGCCATTCCGGCCCTGATTTTAGCAGCGGCGATGTCGACACAAACCGTGATCACTGTGGTTATCATTATTTTGGTTCTCCAATTTCTTGAAGGAAATGTCATCAGTCCTCTGATTGTAGGAAGAAGCCTTCATATGCATCCAATTGTCATCATGCTGGCTCTTGCTGCCGGAGGAGAGCTTGCCGGCATATTCGGATTGATTATTGCGGTTCCGGTTACTGCTGTCCTCAGAGTTATTCTGGAGCATGGGGTCCGCCTTCTCAGGCATGATTGA
- a CDS encoding IreB family regulatory phosphoprotein — translation MSSFDKTMKFNVSDDSVQTDVNEVLFTVHDALKEKGYNPINQIVGYLLSGDPAYIPRHRDARSLIRKLERDELIEELVKSYLQNHREE, via the coding sequence GTGAGCTCATTCGATAAAACCATGAAATTTAACGTTTCAGACGATTCCGTTCAAACAGATGTGAACGAAGTTTTGTTTACGGTACATGATGCACTCAAGGAAAAAGGATACAATCCGATCAATCAGATCGTCGGTTATTTGCTTTCCGGAGATCCGGCTTATATTCCCCGTCACCGTGATGCAAGAAGCTTGATCCGGAAGCTTGAGAGAGACGAGCTGATTGAAGAGCTTGTTAAATCGTACCTGCAAAATCACCGTGAGGAGTAA
- the alaS gene encoding alanine--tRNA ligase: protein MKFLTSAEVRQMFLDFFKEKGHSVEPSASLVPHEDPSLLWINSGVATLKKYFDGRVIPANPRICNAQKSIRTNDIENVGKTARHHTFFEMLGNFSIGEYFKVEAIEWAWEFLTSEKWIGFDPEKLSVTIHPEDNEAFEIWTAKVGVPEERIIRLEGNFWDIGEGPSGPNTEIFYDRGEAYGNDPEDPELYPGGENERYLEVWNLVFSEFNHNSDGTYTPLPKKNIDTGMGLERMCSVIQNVPTNYETDLFMPIIEATAAIAGMEYHDSKEKDEAFKVIADHIRTVSFAVGDGALPSNEGRGYVLRRLLRRAVRYAKKLDINRPFMYELVPVVGEIMEAFYPEVKQKTEFIQKVIKNEEERFHETLNDGLAILSEVIKKQREAGHDVIPGTDVFRLYDTYGFPVELTEEYAEEEEMKIDAEGFESEMQKQRERARSARQEVDSMQVQGGVLGDLTTESTFVGYEHLTIETEAAALLKDGELVSEASEGDEIQLILVQTPFYAESGGQIADEGFISNANFTARVKDVKKAPNGQNLHRVIVEKGTLRANDSVTAAVERKVREGVVKNHTATHLLHQALKDVLGGHVNQAGSLVTENRLRFDFSHFGQITDSELKQIEQIVNEKIWAGIGVNIDLKPIDEAKAMGAMALFGEKYGKIVRVVQIGDYSLELCGGCHVENTSSIGMFKLVSESGIGAGTRRIEAVTGKTAYETMNEQISILETAAAKLKTNTKEVPARIDALTAELKDLQRENESLTSKLGNLEASSLTDQAKVIEGVTLLASKVNAKDMNSLRAILDDLKEKLGSAVIVLGAANGGKVNIAAGVSKDLIDRGLHAGKLVKEVAERCGGGGGGRPDMAQAGGKDPEKLESALNYAEEWIKSVL, encoded by the coding sequence ATGAAATTTTTAACATCTGCAGAAGTACGCCAAATGTTTCTTGATTTTTTTAAAGAAAAAGGCCATTCAGTGGAACCGAGTGCATCCCTTGTTCCCCATGAAGATCCTTCTCTTCTGTGGATCAACAGCGGAGTGGCTACCCTCAAAAAATATTTTGACGGACGCGTGATTCCTGCGAACCCGAGAATTTGCAACGCGCAGAAATCCATCCGTACCAACGATATTGAAAATGTAGGGAAAACGGCACGCCATCATACGTTCTTTGAAATGCTTGGAAACTTCTCAATCGGAGAATACTTCAAAGTAGAAGCGATTGAATGGGCTTGGGAATTTTTGACGAGCGAAAAATGGATTGGGTTTGACCCTGAAAAGCTTTCGGTTACGATTCACCCTGAAGACAATGAAGCCTTTGAAATATGGACGGCTAAAGTAGGCGTTCCGGAAGAGCGCATCATCCGTCTTGAAGGAAACTTCTGGGATATCGGCGAAGGCCCGAGCGGACCGAACACGGAGATTTTCTATGACCGCGGGGAGGCATACGGCAACGATCCGGAAGATCCCGAGCTGTATCCAGGCGGCGAGAATGAGCGTTATTTAGAAGTATGGAACCTTGTGTTCTCTGAATTCAACCATAATTCCGATGGAACCTATACTCCGCTTCCAAAGAAAAATATTGATACAGGTATGGGACTTGAACGGATGTGCTCCGTCATCCAAAATGTGCCGACCAATTATGAGACCGACCTTTTTATGCCGATTATTGAAGCAACTGCAGCAATTGCCGGCATGGAGTATCATGACAGCAAAGAGAAGGATGAGGCGTTCAAAGTTATTGCCGATCATATCCGTACCGTATCCTTTGCTGTAGGGGATGGAGCGCTTCCTTCCAATGAAGGCCGCGGCTATGTTCTGCGCCGTTTGCTGCGCCGTGCAGTCCGCTATGCAAAAAAACTTGATATCAACCGCCCGTTTATGTACGAGCTTGTACCAGTAGTCGGTGAAATTATGGAAGCCTTCTATCCTGAAGTGAAACAAAAGACCGAGTTCATTCAAAAAGTCATTAAAAACGAAGAAGAGCGTTTCCATGAAACGTTAAATGATGGACTGGCTATTTTATCTGAAGTGATTAAAAAGCAAAGAGAAGCGGGTCACGATGTCATTCCAGGCACTGACGTTTTCCGCCTTTATGATACCTATGGCTTCCCGGTTGAATTGACAGAAGAATATGCAGAAGAAGAAGAAATGAAGATTGATGCAGAGGGCTTCGAGTCTGAGATGCAAAAGCAGCGTGAACGGGCAAGATCGGCCCGCCAGGAAGTGGATTCCATGCAGGTTCAGGGAGGAGTACTCGGTGACCTCACAACAGAGAGTACGTTTGTCGGCTACGAGCATCTTACTATTGAAACTGAAGCTGCTGCTCTTCTAAAAGATGGCGAGCTTGTCTCCGAAGCATCTGAAGGGGACGAAATCCAGCTGATCCTTGTACAGACACCGTTTTATGCTGAAAGCGGCGGACAGATTGCAGATGAAGGATTTATTTCCAACGCAAATTTCACAGCCCGCGTGAAAGACGTTAAAAAAGCTCCAAACGGCCAAAATCTGCATCGCGTAATTGTGGAAAAAGGAACATTGAGAGCAAATGATTCCGTCACTGCTGCGGTTGAGCGGAAAGTAAGAGAAGGCGTCGTGAAGAACCATACAGCGACCCACCTGCTGCATCAGGCATTGAAGGATGTTCTCGGAGGACATGTCAATCAGGCTGGATCATTGGTTACGGAAAACCGCCTTCGATTTGATTTTTCCCATTTCGGCCAGATTACAGATAGCGAGCTGAAGCAAATCGAACAGATCGTGAATGAAAAAATCTGGGCCGGCATCGGTGTCAACATTGACTTGAAACCGATTGATGAAGCTAAAGCAATGGGAGCAATGGCTTTATTCGGTGAAAAGTACGGCAAAATTGTCCGTGTGGTTCAAATTGGGGATTACAGTCTTGAACTATGCGGAGGCTGCCATGTGGAGAACACGTCTTCCATCGGCATGTTTAAACTGGTATCTGAGTCCGGTATCGGGGCAGGTACGAGAAGGATTGAAGCAGTTACAGGAAAAACAGCCTATGAAACAATGAATGAGCAAATCTCCATTCTGGAAACGGCTGCTGCCAAGCTCAAAACCAATACGAAAGAGGTTCCTGCACGTATTGATGCGCTGACTGCCGAACTAAAAGACCTTCAGCGCGAAAACGAATCCCTCACTTCCAAGCTTGGAAACCTTGAAGCTTCTTCCTTAACGGATCAGGCTAAGGTCATCGAAGGGGTTACACTTCTCGCAAGCAAGGTGAACGCAAAAGATATGAATAGCCTTCGTGCTATTCTGGATGATCTGAAGGAAAAGCTCGGGTCTGCAGTTATCGTTTTGGGAGCTGCAAATGGCGGGAAAGTAAACATTGCAGCCGGTGTTTCGAAGGATCTTATTGACCGTGGCCTGCATGCCGGCAAGCTCGTCAAAGAAGTAGCGGAGCGCTGCGGCGGAGGCGGCGGAGGCCGTCCGGATATGGCTCAGGCAGGCGGAAAAGACCCAGAAAAACTTGAATCTGCTCTAAACTATGCAGAGGAATGGATTAAATCCGTTTTATAA
- the mnmA gene encoding tRNA 2-thiouridine(34) synthase MnmA, giving the protein MEKAIKDTRVVVGMSGGVDSSVAALMLKEQGYDVIGIFMKNWDDTDENGVCTATEDYNDVIRVCNQIGIPYYAVNFEKQYWDKVFTYFLNEYKAGRTPNPDVMCNKEIKFKAFLEHAMSLGADYLATGHYARVEKRDGRFKMLRGIDENKDQTYFLNQLGQEQLSKVMFPLGGIDKPKVREMAAKAGLATASKKDSTGICFIGERNFKEFLGGYLPAQPGEMQTLSGVKMGKHDGLMYYTIGQRHGLGIGGSGDPWFVIGKDLKRNILYVDQGFHNDLLYSDSIIATDISWGSGHAPEGELSCTAKFRYRQSDNKVTVKMLDETTAKVTFDEPIRAVTPGQAAVFYDGDVCLGGGTIDEVFKDSKKLMYVG; this is encoded by the coding sequence ATGGAAAAAGCGATTAAAGACACACGCGTCGTTGTTGGAATGTCCGGCGGAGTGGATTCGTCCGTCGCTGCCCTTATGCTCAAAGAACAGGGGTACGACGTGATCGGCATCTTCATGAAGAATTGGGATGATACCGATGAGAACGGAGTTTGTACAGCGACGGAAGATTACAACGACGTGATCAGGGTGTGCAATCAAATTGGGATTCCATATTATGCGGTAAATTTTGAAAAACAATATTGGGACAAGGTCTTTACTTATTTCCTTAATGAATACAAAGCAGGCAGAACACCGAATCCGGACGTCATGTGCAACAAAGAAATCAAATTTAAAGCATTCCTTGAACATGCAATGTCCCTCGGCGCAGATTATCTTGCAACAGGGCACTATGCACGGGTTGAAAAAAGGGATGGCCGCTTCAAAATGCTTCGCGGAATCGATGAGAACAAAGACCAAACGTATTTCCTGAATCAGCTTGGACAGGAACAGCTTTCAAAGGTTATGTTTCCTCTCGGCGGGATCGATAAGCCAAAGGTGAGAGAAATGGCCGCCAAGGCGGGACTTGCCACTGCATCTAAAAAAGACAGTACCGGCATTTGCTTTATCGGTGAGCGGAATTTTAAAGAATTCCTGGGAGGGTATCTTCCTGCACAGCCTGGCGAAATGCAAACTCTGTCCGGTGTTAAAATGGGCAAGCACGATGGTCTTATGTATTATACAATCGGCCAAAGGCACGGACTCGGCATCGGCGGAAGCGGGGATCCTTGGTTTGTCATCGGAAAAGACCTGAAGCGGAATATTCTGTATGTTGATCAGGGCTTCCATAATGACCTTTTATACTCGGATTCCATTATAGCAACAGATATCAGCTGGGGCTCCGGCCATGCACCGGAAGGGGAGCTTTCCTGTACAGCAAAATTCCGGTACCGTCAAAGCGATAATAAAGTAACGGTCAAAATGCTTGATGAAACTACAGCGAAAGTGACATTTGATGAACCGATCAGGGCTGTGACTCCAGGTCAGGCCGCCGTATTTTATGACGGGGACGTATGCCTGGGCGGCGGAACGATTGATGAAGTATTCAAAGACAGCAAAAAATTAATGTACGTAGGGTAA